In the genome of Verrucomicrobiota bacterium, one region contains:
- a CDS encoding right-handed parallel beta-helix repeat-containing protein, giving the protein MLIRLIFIVALLVAKPGPARGDFYVAPAGTDANPGTRSKPFATLERARDAVRVRKVSQSAFPEKTTIWVRGGDYFRTNAFELTTADSGTTDAPISWCAYKNERVRLLGGRTLTGFAPVADAKVLARLDQQARGQVVQLDLRALGITNFGEMKSRGFGRPAVPAHCELFFDHRPMTLARWPNEGEFAKIAGYPAASDRKDEHGGKLGELPGGFLYSGDRPRRWRDTSDLWVHGYWAYDWANSHEKVASLDVEQRLVKTAPPHGNYGFRKDQRFYFLNVLEELDQPGEWFLDRKTGVLYFWPPKTDAAQMGKRTAAAARETVLSLLDQPLLRLTDVSHVNFQGFALEATRGNAVEIHGGTSNRIAGCLIRNVGDSGVVMAGGTGHGVVSCDVFDTGDGGVSLTGGDRQTLTPGGHFVENCHFQRLGRWSKCYVPAVAMTGVGLRASHNLIHDHPHCAILYWGNDHVMEFNEIHHIALETGDVGAIYTGRDYTFRGNKVRYNFIHHTGGVGMGSMGVYMDDCVSGTEVFGNVFYKVHWAMFIGGGRDHRVENNLFVDCDPAVRADGRGLDKSPVWHGMVDDTMRKRLAEVPLALYRQRYPEMKSLDRYYGPPEGPAITGEAFKGVPPDDNVVVRNVCVGKWLEAGWHATAGMLRLENNLTNAASSLIVSPNEQSRAPDFELKKDSPAWALGFRRIPVEQIGLREDELRRGLQRLSGAVSP; this is encoded by the coding sequence ATGCTGATCCGGCTGATCTTCATCGTCGCGTTGCTTGTCGCAAAGCCAGGCCCGGCCCGCGGCGATTTCTACGTCGCGCCGGCCGGCACCGATGCAAACCCCGGCACAAGATCAAAACCGTTTGCCACGCTCGAACGCGCCCGGGATGCGGTGCGCGTGCGCAAGGTCTCCCAAAGCGCATTTCCGGAAAAGACCACCATCTGGGTGCGCGGCGGCGACTACTTTCGCACCAATGCATTTGAACTCACGACCGCGGACTCCGGCACCACCGACGCCCCAATTAGTTGGTGCGCTTACAAGAATGAACGCGTTCGCCTGCTCGGTGGGCGCACCTTGACGGGCTTTGCGCCCGTCGCTGATGCGAAGGTGCTCGCGCGACTTGACCAGCAGGCGCGCGGTCAGGTGGTCCAACTCGACCTCCGCGCGCTCGGGATCACGAATTTCGGCGAAATGAAATCGCGCGGCTTTGGCCGGCCCGCGGTGCCGGCGCATTGCGAGCTGTTCTTCGACCACCGGCCAATGACGCTCGCCCGCTGGCCGAACGAGGGTGAGTTCGCCAAGATCGCGGGTTACCCCGCGGCTTCTGACCGCAAGGATGAACACGGCGGCAAACTCGGCGAATTGCCGGGCGGTTTTCTCTATTCCGGGGATCGTCCGCGCCGTTGGCGGGACACGAGCGATCTGTGGGTTCACGGTTATTGGGCCTACGACTGGGCGAACTCCCACGAGAAGGTCGCTTCTCTCGATGTCGAGCAACGACTCGTCAAGACTGCGCCGCCGCACGGGAATTACGGTTTTCGTAAGGACCAGCGGTTCTATTTCCTCAATGTGCTGGAAGAACTTGATCAGCCGGGCGAGTGGTTTCTCGATCGCAAAACAGGCGTGCTTTATTTCTGGCCGCCAAAAACCGACGCGGCGCAAATGGGCAAGCGAACCGCTGCCGCCGCGCGTGAAACCGTCCTCTCTCTGCTCGACCAGCCGCTGCTCAGGCTCACGGACGTTTCGCATGTCAATTTCCAAGGTTTCGCACTCGAAGCGACGCGCGGCAACGCCGTCGAGATTCACGGCGGGACGAGTAACCGAATTGCGGGTTGTCTCATCCGCAATGTCGGCGACAGCGGCGTGGTGATGGCCGGCGGCACGGGTCACGGTGTGGTGAGTTGCGACGTGTTTGACACGGGCGACGGAGGCGTGTCGTTGACGGGTGGCGACCGCCAGACGCTCACACCTGGCGGACACTTCGTCGAGAACTGCCACTTCCAGCGCCTGGGCCGCTGGTCCAAATGCTATGTGCCGGCGGTGGCGATGACCGGCGTCGGCCTGCGCGCGTCGCACAACCTCATCCACGACCATCCGCACTGCGCAATCCTGTACTGGGGCAATGATCACGTGATGGAGTTCAACGAGATTCATCACATCGCGCTGGAGACCGGCGACGTGGGCGCGATCTACACCGGCCGCGACTACACGTTTCGGGGGAACAAGGTCCGCTACAATTTCATTCACCACACCGGCGGGGTGGGGATGGGTTCTATGGGTGTTTACATGGACGATTGCGTCAGCGGCACGGAAGTTTTCGGAAACGTGTTCTACAAAGTCCACTGGGCCATGTTCATTGGCGGCGGGCGCGATCACCGCGTGGAGAATAATTTGTTTGTGGATTGCGATCCGGCGGTGCGCGCCGATGGCCGCGGCCTCGACAAATCGCCCGTGTGGCATGGCATGGTGGACGACACGATGCGCAAGCGGCTCGCCGAAGTGCCGCTGGCGCTCTATCGCCAGCGCTATCCGGAAATGAAGTCACTCGACCGCTATTACGGCCCGCCCGAAGGCCCGGCGATTACCGGCGAAGCGTTCAAGGGCGTACCGCCGGACGACAACGTGGTCGTGCGCAACGTCTGCGTCGGCAAATGGCTCGAAGCCGGCTGGCACGCAACGGCGGGGATGTTGCGACTCGAAAACAATCTCACGAACGCGGCGTCGAGTCTGATTGTGTCACCCAACGAGCAGTCGCGCGCGCCGGACTTCGAGTTGAAGAAGGATTCACCAGCCTGGGCGTTGGGGTTCCGGCGCATTCCCGTCGAGCAGATCGGCCTGCGCGAGGATGAATTGCGTCGCGGACTGCAGCGCTTATCTGGTGCGGTCTCGCCATGA
- a CDS encoding DUF2961 domain-containing protein: protein MKTKPPPTRAVPAVNPTQAPVGPVPLELWQRGSRGANREPGWRGARWPTVLAVTLLTLVGGRAQSVATGPNVPNPGENPLRALTQLTDAQTRRVSSTNPDINSNGDSRVIKEGESLVLAELTGPGAITHLWNTVASQNPFSGRSLVLRIYWDGMTKPSVETPLGDFFGVGHGAIANFHSLPVSVSSYGRSRTCFWRMPFRKSAKITLSNEGSGYGDVEVYYYVDWEKLPSLPDESLYFHARYHQAFPATPGEYTILDTKGRGNYVGTVYSVHQMKTGWFGEGDDHFYIDGESRPSLCGTGTEDYFNDAWGFRPFAAPAHGVTLYEGVFAGDRVSAYRWHLSDPVRFRTALKVSIEHKGSSVTDAGVQTSSSNERPDWVSSVAFWYQTPPVAGEEPLPPATNRMAPYRVLPAKVLTFRANPSALVTQEEEGLIYAPGQPDAEIEFDFEVKEPGRYQVAAVMILSLFSARYQPYLDGEATGPELDLCNAGDDWTWFSFDLHDLTPGKHTLKFAGRGASPNRRTKAPPRFAFGLNSLVLLRLEDMAGYK, encoded by the coding sequence ATGAAAACGAAACCCCCTCCAACCCGTGCGGTTCCGGCAGTAAATCCTACTCAGGCTCCGGTCGGTCCTGTTCCTTTGGAACTTTGGCAACGGGGTTCGCGTGGTGCAAATCGCGAGCCAGGATGGCGTGGAGCACGCTGGCCGACGGTGCTCGCAGTCACGCTGCTCACGCTTGTCGGTGGGCGCGCACAATCTGTCGCGACTGGCCCGAACGTCCCAAATCCGGGCGAAAACCCGCTGCGAGCGCTGACGCAATTGACTGATGCCCAAACCCGGCGCGTCTCCAGCACGAATCCTGACATAAACAGCAACGGCGATTCCCGTGTCATCAAGGAAGGAGAATCGCTCGTGCTCGCCGAATTGACCGGGCCGGGCGCGATCACGCACCTCTGGAATACGGTCGCCTCGCAGAACCCGTTCTCCGGCCGTTCACTCGTCCTGCGGATTTACTGGGACGGCATGACGAAGCCGAGCGTTGAAACGCCGCTGGGGGATTTCTTCGGCGTCGGCCACGGCGCGATTGCCAACTTCCATTCGCTGCCGGTGAGCGTCTCTTCGTACGGGCGTTCGCGGACTTGTTTCTGGCGGATGCCGTTTCGCAAGAGCGCCAAGATCACCCTGAGCAACGAGGGGAGCGGGTACGGTGACGTGGAGGTGTACTACTACGTGGACTGGGAAAAGCTGCCGAGTCTACCGGACGAGTCGCTCTATTTCCACGCGCGGTATCACCAGGCCTTTCCCGCGACGCCCGGCGAATACACCATCCTCGACACGAAAGGCCGCGGGAACTACGTGGGCACGGTCTATTCGGTCCACCAGATGAAAACCGGCTGGTTCGGCGAAGGCGACGATCATTTCTACATTGATGGCGAGTCGCGGCCATCGTTGTGCGGCACCGGCACCGAGGATTATTTCAACGACGCCTGGGGCTTCCGTCCGTTCGCCGCGCCTGCGCATGGCGTGACCTTGTATGAAGGCGTTTTCGCCGGCGACCGGGTCAGCGCGTATCGCTGGCACTTGTCCGATCCCGTGCGCTTCCGCACCGCGCTCAAGGTTTCCATCGAACACAAAGGCAGCTCGGTCACGGACGCGGGCGTGCAGACGTCGTCATCCAACGAACGACCGGACTGGGTGAGTTCCGTAGCCTTCTGGTATCAAACGCCGCCGGTGGCGGGCGAAGAACCATTGCCACCGGCCACGAACCGCATGGCCCCGTATCGCGTGCTGCCGGCCAAAGTCCTGACCTTCCGCGCCAACCCGTCGGCGCTCGTGACCCAGGAAGAAGAAGGTTTGATCTACGCGCCGGGCCAGCCGGACGCGGAGATCGAGTTTGATTTCGAGGTAAAGGAACCGGGTCGCTATCAGGTTGCGGCGGTCATGATCTTATCGCTTTTCAGCGCGCGTTATCAGCCCTACCTCGACGGCGAGGCCACCGGTCCGGAACTTGACCTGTGCAATGCGGGCGATGATTGGACCTGGTTCAGCTTCGACCTGCACGACCTGACGCCGGGCAAACACACGCTCAAGTTCGCCGGCCGCGGCGCCTCGCCAAATCGGCGAACCAAAGCTCCGCCGCGTTTCGCCTTCGGCCTCAACTCGCTGGTCCTGCTTCGCCTCGAAGACATGGCGGGATACAAATGA
- a CDS encoding glycoside hydrolase family 92 protein, translated as MKTKAISFTLGYLLAASLACHAAESLHPLWQIGQADQRAAEFALSPSNYPAFLQQFGSPDHAYYVGVSKPESDWPYVLPGPSDGWGGSSGGGRWDQMNTLPIGFVLAQAATADHCKLVLNIADTRPERPPRLRITINGTVFNRELSPGGSEDSLRGHLGSAKPQVVEVEFPATLLRPGYNEIALRSTGGSWLVFDALRLEVPSEVRLASPANTVIRSVTTTAYAVSAKKNMPATIRLEVFRASSPGRLKVEVESGGSQELDTQPGLQVFEIPAPTSAPGKGTHFHVSADGQLLHESQLNLRASPPAAPADYVDVFKGTAHSRWMIGPGPSLPFSMVKISPDNQTAGWCSGYEYSIEQIDCFSHIHEWTMAGLGMMPTLGPLRTKPGLDGTGYSSRFNKVTERGGIGFYEVLLKDTGIRVALTASTRASLQEYTFPASDQARVIFDFDIPTEYKIHVLDAKVRRTGPAEIEGTIQTDVPEVHYNGDQRYDLHFVTQFSRPFDSLGGWQEEEVFSNAPSLKLVGDCGAFVEFKTRGAEKVLARTGISLVSVANARLNLEQELAKPFGWDFAAVVQNQRRVWNQIFDHVEIQTPDAREKCRFYSNLYRALSGRNTWSDVNGEWTDPDERTQKLTDPDTVMLGCDAFWTTFWNMNQVMNLLAPEWSARWVKSELQLYDKCGWLSKGPGGLEYISVMVAEHEIPLMVAAYQHGVKGVDRQKVLEAAVKMQTTLPQLYPGGGAVGNENLENYLKHGYVASDGPVVQGKTKGEWRMAWGSNTYEYSYDDWCVAQLALALGRKDLAEQFLKRSRSWRNSFDVETGFARPRKANGEWVTPFDPYHTPGFVEGNAWQYTWFVPQDVPGLVNVMGRDRFVSRLNEAFEKSAPTRFNAAGERFADFPINQGNQTTMHVAWLFNWAGQPWMSQKWARAILGAYYGHNPADAYLGDEDQGQMSSWFVMSSLGLFQTDGGCRVNPIYEIGSPLYPKVVLHLSKEHYGGKTFTITARNASKQNRFIQSARLNGKPLNQWWLRQKEILQGGRLELELGPAPNREWAKGCPLPD; from the coding sequence ATGAAAACGAAAGCCATCAGCTTCACCCTCGGTTATCTGCTGGCCGCCTCTCTGGCCTGCCACGCCGCGGAATCGCTTCACCCGCTTTGGCAAATTGGCCAGGCCGATCAACGCGCCGCCGAGTTCGCCCTGTCGCCCAGCAACTACCCTGCGTTCCTGCAACAATTCGGCAGTCCGGATCACGCCTATTACGTCGGGGTTTCCAAACCGGAAAGCGACTGGCCTTACGTTTTGCCCGGGCCGTCGGACGGCTGGGGTGGCAGCAGCGGTGGCGGGCGCTGGGATCAGATGAACACGCTGCCGATCGGCTTCGTTCTGGCCCAGGCGGCGACCGCGGACCACTGCAAGCTCGTCCTCAACATCGCCGACACGCGCCCCGAACGTCCACCACGGCTGCGCATCACGATCAACGGAACGGTTTTTAATCGCGAGCTGAGTCCGGGAGGCAGCGAAGATTCATTGCGCGGCCACTTGGGGTCGGCGAAGCCGCAGGTTGTGGAGGTGGAGTTTCCCGCCACGCTCCTCAGGCCGGGCTACAACGAAATCGCACTGCGCAGCACCGGCGGGAGTTGGCTGGTGTTTGATGCGCTGCGATTGGAAGTCCCATCAGAGGTCAGGCTCGCTTCGCCAGCGAACACTGTTATCCGGTCTGTGACAACGACTGCGTATGCGGTATCCGCTAAAAAGAATATGCCCGCGACCATCCGCTTGGAAGTCTTCCGGGCCAGTTCACCGGGCAGGCTAAAGGTTGAAGTTGAAAGCGGAGGTTCGCAGGAATTGGATACACAACCCGGCCTGCAGGTTTTTGAAATTCCGGCACCGACCTCGGCGCCAGGGAAGGGCACGCATTTCCACGTGAGCGCCGACGGCCAATTGCTGCACGAATCGCAATTGAACTTGCGCGCATCACCGCCCGCCGCACCGGCCGATTACGTGGACGTGTTCAAAGGCACGGCCCATTCGCGCTGGATGATTGGCCCCGGCCCATCGCTTCCGTTCAGCATGGTCAAAATCTCTCCCGACAACCAGACCGCCGGTTGGTGTTCGGGCTACGAGTATTCAATCGAGCAGATTGATTGCTTCAGCCACATCCACGAATGGACGATGGCCGGGTTGGGCATGATGCCGACCCTCGGCCCGCTACGCACTAAACCGGGCCTTGACGGTACCGGGTACAGCTCACGTTTCAACAAGGTGACGGAGCGCGGCGGCATCGGCTTTTACGAGGTGCTGCTCAAAGACACGGGCATTCGCGTCGCGTTGACCGCCTCTACGCGCGCCAGCTTGCAGGAGTACACCTTCCCGGCCAGCGATCAGGCGCGGGTGATTTTCGATTTCGACATTCCGACCGAATACAAAATCCATGTGCTCGACGCCAAGGTGCGCCGCACCGGGCCGGCGGAGATTGAGGGCACGATTCAGACCGATGTTCCGGAAGTTCATTACAACGGCGATCAGCGCTATGACCTTCACTTCGTCACCCAATTCAGCCGGCCTTTCGACAGCCTTGGAGGATGGCAAGAGGAGGAGGTCTTTTCCAACGCCCCGTCGCTCAAGCTCGTGGGCGACTGCGGCGCATTTGTGGAATTCAAAACGCGCGGCGCGGAAAAGGTGCTGGCGCGCACGGGCATCTCCCTCGTCAGCGTGGCCAACGCGCGCTTGAACCTGGAGCAGGAACTGGCCAAGCCGTTCGGTTGGGACTTCGCGGCCGTGGTTCAGAATCAGCGGCGCGTTTGGAACCAGATTTTCGACCACGTGGAAATCCAGACGCCCGACGCGCGCGAAAAATGCCGCTTCTATTCGAACCTTTATCGCGCGTTGTCGGGCCGGAACACCTGGAGCGACGTGAACGGCGAGTGGACAGATCCCGACGAACGCACTCAGAAGCTCACGGACCCGGACACAGTCATGCTGGGCTGCGACGCCTTTTGGACCACGTTCTGGAATATGAACCAGGTGATGAACCTGCTCGCGCCCGAATGGTCCGCCCGCTGGGTGAAGTCCGAGCTTCAGCTTTATGACAAGTGCGGCTGGTTATCGAAAGGCCCCGGCGGCTTGGAATACATCAGCGTCATGGTGGCCGAGCACGAAATCCCGCTGATGGTTGCCGCATATCAGCACGGCGTCAAAGGCGTGGATCGCCAAAAAGTGCTGGAGGCGGCGGTCAAAATGCAGACGACGTTGCCACAATTGTATCCGGGTGGTGGTGCGGTCGGCAACGAGAACCTGGAGAATTACCTGAAGCATGGTTACGTGGCGAGCGACGGGCCTGTGGTGCAAGGCAAGACCAAAGGGGAATGGCGAATGGCGTGGGGTTCCAACACCTACGAGTATTCCTACGACGACTGGTGCGTGGCGCAACTCGCTCTGGCGCTCGGACGCAAAGACCTCGCCGAGCAGTTCCTGAAACGCTCGCGGAGCTGGCGCAATAGTTTCGATGTGGAAACCGGTTTTGCGCGACCGCGCAAGGCGAACGGCGAATGGGTGACGCCCTTTGATCCCTATCACACGCCGGGTTTTGTAGAAGGCAACGCCTGGCAATACACCTGGTTCGTGCCGCAGGACGTGCCGGGTTTGGTGAACGTCATGGGCCGCGACCGTTTTGTTAGCCGGCTGAACGAGGCGTTTGAAAAATCAGCTCCGACGCGCTTCAACGCCGCGGGCGAGCGCTTCGCCGACTTCCCAATCAATCAGGGCAACCAAACCACGATGCACGTCGCCTGGCTGTTCAACTGGGCCGGACAACCCTGGATGAGCCAGAAGTGGGCGCGGGCAATCCTCGGCGCCTATTACGGCCACAATCCCGCCGACGCCTACCTCGGTGACGAAGACCAGGGGCAGATGAGCTCCTGGTTTGTAATGTCTTCGCTCGGATTGTTCCAGACCGATGGCGGTTGTCGCGTGAATCCGATTTACGAAATCGGCAGCCCGCTTTATCCAAAGGTCGTTCTCCATCTCTCCAAGGAACACTACGGCGGGAAGACCTTCACCATCACTGCCAGGAATGCTTCGAAACAAAACCGCTTCATCCAATCCGCCCGGCTCAACGGCAAACCACTGAACCAGTGGTGGCTTCGGCAGAAAGAAATTCTGCAAGGCGGGCGCCTGGAACTTGAACTGGGTCCGGCGCCAAACAGGGAATGGGCGAAAGGGTGTCCCTTGCCGGACTGA
- a CDS encoding beta-galactosidase, whose amino-acid sequence MKKTSPSRTCGFGWIKIKLELSLALLLWTLVADADATDAVTVRVQPTRGGPQIHINGKPVPPRFFFGVPSAGSITIDEQWSDHAFEFTPSADVKAAGTLHFRFGQLAGEVWLADVRITDAETGKDVMSPGIFAAAQAFNEVWNLWPPGEKNTVGQVAATNRMLHVKLTNPPNGTWPDFHLNSHLGLSFSANRKYRVTFRAKATPKRQLHPAVYQVSNGEYLNIGGPPGPLLAQVALARDAGVNLVSFSAPNCWAPPEQPQDWRALDDLCRQIIAVNPKVLLVPRVSAYAPDWWLRQHPEALMIYDTNQPGHFASVSHRGYRTDAAAHLEKLCRHLTITFPDHFAGVHPCGQNTGEWFYEGSWERPLSGYDPATREAFRAWLKAGGDADFATAEPPTADERRAHPNGFLRDPARERRLIEFARFQQREMADMVLTLAAAARRGSDGKKLVVFFYGYQFEFPPLANGAPTSGHYALAPVLKSKDIDILCSPISYFDREWLGTAPCMSPAESVRNAGILWLNEDDSRTHLDKRTVEHAQEGGLVNLRQTQQVMLRNTAQAALRGFGTWWMDLPGAGWFNDAAIWEEQKHLMPVERALLKRARPFTPEIAAIVGEDSFCHLTGGSSIAAKPLIYDARAALGRCGAPYGQFTLTDALAGKVPAKLQIFLAVWSLTSDERCALTAHRPPNTTRVWCYAPGYLLPDRADIAAMNEVTGFKHRAVSPGSAEATPTEAGRKVGLTKPWGPKEPILPLFTVEADSAETLAVYKDGSPAVAMRRRLRGLDIFLGVPALTPELVRAFARMSDVHLFTEENAAVWAAEEFLSIQAHKTGPLVIQTGRTSAVSDALTGAKLGRGPCLTLPMETGEVRVLRY is encoded by the coding sequence ATGAAAAAAACATCCCCTTCCAGGACGTGCGGTTTCGGCTGGATTAAAATCAAACTCGAACTGTCGCTGGCCTTGTTGCTTTGGACGTTGGTCGCCGACGCCGATGCCACTGACGCGGTCACTGTGCGCGTCCAACCGACGCGGGGCGGACCGCAGATCCACATCAACGGCAAACCGGTCCCGCCACGATTCTTTTTTGGCGTGCCGAGCGCCGGCAGCATCACGATTGATGAACAGTGGTCGGACCACGCATTTGAGTTCACGCCGAGCGCGGATGTCAAAGCCGCCGGCACGCTCCACTTTCGCTTCGGTCAACTTGCGGGTGAAGTTTGGCTGGCCGACGTGCGCATCACGGACGCGGAAACTGGCAAGGACGTGATGTCGCCAGGCATTTTTGCTGCCGCGCAAGCGTTCAACGAGGTTTGGAACTTGTGGCCGCCGGGAGAAAAAAACACCGTGGGTCAGGTGGCGGCGACCAATCGGATGCTCCACGTTAAATTGACCAACCCACCGAACGGCACCTGGCCCGACTTCCACCTTAACAGCCATCTGGGTCTGAGTTTCTCCGCCAACCGGAAATACCGCGTCACGTTCCGCGCCAAGGCGACGCCGAAGCGGCAGCTCCATCCAGCAGTCTATCAGGTCAGCAACGGCGAATACCTTAACATCGGCGGACCGCCCGGACCGTTGCTCGCGCAAGTGGCGCTGGCGCGGGATGCGGGCGTGAATCTGGTTTCCTTCAGTGCGCCCAATTGCTGGGCGCCGCCGGAGCAACCCCAGGATTGGCGGGCGCTCGATGATCTCTGCCGGCAAATTATTGCGGTCAATCCCAAGGTCCTGCTCGTGCCGCGCGTCAGCGCCTACGCCCCGGATTGGTGGCTGCGGCAGCATCCCGAGGCGCTGATGATTTACGACACCAACCAGCCCGGCCACTTCGCTTCAGTTTCCCATCGCGGTTATCGGACCGACGCCGCGGCGCACTTGGAAAAATTGTGCCGGCATCTCACGATAACTTTTCCCGATCACTTCGCGGGCGTTCACCCGTGCGGTCAAAACACGGGCGAGTGGTTCTATGAAGGCTCGTGGGAACGACCGTTGAGCGGCTACGACCCGGCCACGCGCGAAGCATTCCGCGCCTGGCTGAAGGCGGGCGGCGACGCGGACTTCGCCACCGCCGAACCGCCGACCGCCGACGAGCGCCGCGCCCATCCCAACGGCTTCCTGCGCGATCCGGCCCGCGAGCGGCGGCTGATTGAGTTCGCGCGCTTTCAACAACGCGAGATGGCCGACATGGTGCTAACCCTCGCCGCCGCCGCCCGACGCGGCAGCGACGGAAAGAAGCTGGTCGTTTTCTTTTACGGCTATCAATTTGAATTCCCGCCGCTCGCCAACGGTGCACCTACCAGCGGGCACTACGCCCTCGCGCCAGTGCTGAAGTCCAAGGACATTGATATCCTCTGCTCGCCAATTTCCTATTTCGACCGCGAGTGGCTCGGCACCGCGCCGTGCATGAGCCCCGCCGAGAGCGTCCGCAACGCCGGTATCCTCTGGCTCAACGAAGACGACTCGCGCACGCACCTCGACAAGCGCACTGTTGAACACGCGCAGGAAGGCGGCTTGGTCAACCTGCGACAGACTCAACAAGTGATGCTGCGGAACACGGCACAGGCGGCTCTGCGCGGCTTCGGAACGTGGTGGATGGACCTGCCCGGTGCAGGCTGGTTCAACGATGCCGCAATTTGGGAGGAACAGAAACACCTGATGCCCGTCGAGCGAGCGTTGCTCAAGCGCGCCCGTCCGTTCACGCCGGAGATTGCGGCGATTGTGGGCGAGGACAGCTTTTGTCACCTGACGGGCGGTTCGAGCATTGCCGCGAAACCGCTGATCTACGATGCCCGCGCTGCCTTGGGACGCTGCGGCGCACCTTACGGGCAGTTCACACTGACGGACGCGCTGGCCGGCAAAGTGCCCGCGAAACTCCAAATCTTTCTCGCCGTTTGGTCGCTCACATCGGATGAGAGGTGTGCGCTCACCGCCCACCGTCCGCCGAACACGACGCGCGTCTGGTGCTACGCGCCCGGCTACCTGCTGCCCGACCGCGCTGACATTGCCGCCATGAACGAAGTCACTGGATTCAAACATCGCGCAGTTTCACCCGGCTCGGCGGAAGCCACGCCAACCGAAGCGGGACGAAAAGTGGGATTGACGAAACCGTGGGGACCGAAGGAACCAATCCTACCGCTGTTCACCGTCGAGGCCGATTCCGCCGAGACGCTGGCCGTTTACAAGGACGGTTCGCCCGCCGTTGCCATGCGCCGCCGCCTGCGCGGTTTGGACATCTTTCTCGGTGTGCCCGCGCTAACGCCCGAACTGGTGCGCGCCTTCGCCCGTATGTCGGACGTGCATCTCTTCACTGAAGAAAACGCCGCCGTCTGGGCGGCGGAGGAATTCCTTTCGATTCAGGCGCACAAGACCGGTCCGCTCGTGATTCAAACCGGGCGCACAAGCGCGGTGTCGGACGCCCTCACCGGCGCAAAGCTGGGTCGCGGCCCGTGCCTCACGCTGCCGATGGAAACCGGCGAGGTGCGCGTGTTGCGGTATTAA
- a CDS encoding glycoside hydrolase family 99-like domain-containing protein, with protein MKIVLACPLGLALVTAFSAGAISVRAATPATDITVAAYYFPNYHPTDPRNAKAHGQGWSEWEIVKAARPRFPGHQQPKIPLWGYTDESDPKVMAQKIAAAADHGIDVFIYDWYYYNDGLFLERGLEKGFFGATNRNRLKFCLMWANHDYTEIFPFKPKLGKAPLLYPGKVTPETFDRMTDYIIATYFKHPAHWLIEGRPYFSIYDVGMLIGSFGSVGNTRVALDRFRAKTRAAGFPGLHLNAVVWGTPILPGESAPADWKKLVTELGFDSLTSYVWTHHGALREFPVSQYVEGRDRYFQHWEKMLHDFPQPYFPNVSMGWDSSPRTDQSEPFTNDHPYPFTPILVGNTPEQFRAALQITKDRLLAASTAPKVVTINSWNEWTEGSYLEPDTVNGMKYLDAVQAVFGTNQSIPVKPGR; from the coding sequence ATGAAGATAGTCCTGGCGTGTCCCTTGGGCCTCGCGCTCGTTACTGCGTTCAGCGCGGGCGCGATTTCTGTGCGGGCCGCGACACCTGCCACCGACATCACCGTCGCCGCGTACTACTTTCCAAATTATCATCCCACCGACCCGCGCAACGCCAAGGCGCATGGCCAGGGCTGGAGTGAGTGGGAAATCGTCAAGGCCGCTCGGCCGCGCTTCCCCGGCCATCAACAGCCCAAGATTCCTCTCTGGGGTTACACCGACGAATCCGATCCGAAGGTCATGGCGCAAAAGATCGCCGCTGCCGCCGACCACGGCATCGACGTGTTCATCTACGACTGGTATTACTACAACGACGGTTTGTTCCTCGAACGCGGTCTGGAGAAGGGTTTCTTCGGCGCGACGAATCGGAATCGTCTCAAGTTCTGCCTCATGTGGGCCAACCACGATTACACAGAAATTTTTCCGTTCAAACCGAAACTGGGGAAAGCCCCGCTGCTGTACCCCGGCAAGGTCACGCCCGAGACCTTTGACCGGATGACGGATTACATCATCGCCACTTACTTCAAACACCCGGCGCACTGGCTCATTGAGGGTCGGCCGTATTTCTCGATCTACGACGTGGGCATGTTGATCGGCAGCTTCGGCTCCGTTGGCAACACGCGGGTCGCGCTCGACCGTTTCCGCGCCAAGACCCGCGCGGCTGGTTTCCCCGGCCTGCATCTCAACGCGGTGGTGTGGGGAACACCCATCCTTCCGGGTGAGTCCGCGCCCGCCGATTGGAAGAAACTGGTGACCGAACTCGGCTTCGACAGCCTGACCTCCTACGTGTGGACGCATCACGGGGCGCTGCGGGAGTTTCCCGTGTCGCAATACGTCGAAGGCCGCGACCGGTACTTCCAGCACTGGGAGAAAATGCTGCACGACTTCCCGCAGCCCTATTTCCCAAACGTGTCCATGGGCTGGGACTCCAGCCCGCGCACGGACCAGAGCGAACCGTTCACAAATGACCATCCTTATCCATTCACGCCGATCCTCGTCGGCAACACACCGGAACAGTTCCGTGCGGCTTTGCAAATCACAAAGGACCGTCTGCTGGCCGCGTCCACGGCCCCAAAAGTCGTGACGATCAATTCGTGGAATGAATGGACCGAAGGCAGTTACCTCGAACCCGACACGGTGAACGGGATGAAATACCTCGATGCCGTCCAGGCGGTCTTCGGCACGAACCAGTCGATTCCTGTAAAGCCTGGTCGTTGA